The Desulfarculaceae bacterium genome window below encodes:
- a CDS encoding antitoxin, protein MKKIIAISMAVLLCGFLALGCESEGPAEKAGKQIDKAVEKTGEKVEEATDKMGGAVEKAGDKVQEATN, encoded by the coding sequence ATGAAAAAGATCATCGCCATAAGCATGGCCGTGCTGCTCTGCGGGTTTTTGGCCCTGGGCTGCGAAAGCGAGGGCCCGGCCGAAAAGGCGGGCAAACAGATAGACAAGGCCGTGGAGAAGACCGGCGAGAAGGTGGAAGAGGCCACCGACAAGATGGGCGGGGCCGTGGAGAAGGCCGGGGACAAGGTGCAGGAAGCCACCAACTAG
- a CDS encoding EAL domain-containing protein, whose amino-acid sequence MNFDQEITFSQKVLVVDDDLAILEFLKQAAHGHVDMTTAPGASEGLELLEREGPFGVVMSDLRMPGMDGITFLGEVRERWPHATRILFTGFADLPAAMDAINTSQIFRLITKPAPKQTILDALSDGLKQHRLLVADEAHLYERERQFRTALLDLPLPAIIHADDGQVVLVNRAWRELSGWDIEDLPDIFVWGQKALGLDLDQARREAAQLWKIEGSVAQGEHRVATKLGDHQVWDFNSAPLGKMPDGRRVFISIASDVTQHRAMEDSLSRAGQVFDSATNGIIVTDAKGTILDVNPALCQTTGYTRAELIGRTPQVFRSGRHDKDFYRDMWSSITGPGSWRGEILNRRKNGEIYPALLSISRVDSNQPGAAAFVAVSSDLTALRQAQDRMKYLSRHDALTGLHNRDTLPARLDEALARARREGRQVVVSYLDLDQFKLVNESMGHEIGDQILVEVSRRLQSGLGEADALVRWGGDHFVAVFLTAPNGEEAERIAELTLKCMDAPLDMGGQRIFVTASAGLSVSPGDAETPEELIQHADTAMHAAKRRGRSRYEFFDASMNRRVVDRLTLEGELRTALEQEQFILYYQPQVELSTGRVRGLEALVRWQHPRHGLLLPESFIPVAEEADLIVPLGDQVLRMACGQIRRWLGQGLTLPRVAVNISARQIWEKDLVETVLAIMGGNGCPADKLELEVTESVIMSSVEKGMQVLGRLRELGVEVSIDDFGTGYSSLYYLKKLPFSVLKIDKSFVEDLPGDEDSSYIVATIASLAHGLGKAVVVEGVETLDQLKAVASFGCENVQGFYFSKPLPPDEATALLGSGPRPFADRLPGAD is encoded by the coding sequence ATGAATTTCGACCAGGAAATCACCTTTAGTCAAAAGGTCCTCGTAGTCGACGACGACCTGGCCATTCTGGAGTTCCTCAAACAAGCGGCCCACGGCCATGTGGACATGACCACCGCCCCCGGCGCCAGCGAAGGGCTGGAACTGCTGGAGCGCGAGGGGCCCTTCGGGGTGGTGATGAGCGACCTGCGGATGCCGGGCATGGACGGCATCACCTTCCTGGGCGAGGTGCGCGAGCGCTGGCCCCATGCCACGCGCATCCTCTTCACCGGCTTCGCGGATCTGCCCGCGGCCATGGACGCCATCAACACCTCGCAGATCTTCCGCCTGATCACCAAGCCGGCCCCCAAGCAAACCATCCTGGACGCCCTGTCCGACGGGCTGAAGCAGCACCGCCTGTTGGTGGCCGACGAGGCCCACCTGTATGAGCGGGAGCGCCAGTTTCGCACCGCCTTGCTGGACCTGCCCCTGCCGGCGATCATCCACGCCGATGACGGCCAGGTGGTGCTGGTCAACCGGGCATGGCGCGAGCTTTCCGGATGGGACATCGAGGATTTGCCGGACATCTTCGTCTGGGGCCAGAAGGCCCTGGGCCTGGATTTGGACCAGGCGCGCCGCGAGGCGGCCCAGCTCTGGAAGATCGAGGGGAGCGTGGCCCAGGGTGAGCACAGGGTCGCCACCAAACTGGGCGATCACCAGGTCTGGGATTTCAACTCCGCCCCCCTGGGCAAGATGCCCGACGGCCGCCGGGTCTTCATCTCCATCGCCTCGGACGTGACCCAGCACCGGGCCATGGAGGACTCCCTCTCCCGGGCGGGCCAGGTGTTCGACAGCGCCACCAACGGCATCATTGTCACCGACGCCAAAGGCACCATCCTGGACGTGAACCCGGCCCTCTGCCAGACCACCGGCTACACCCGCGCGGAGCTGATCGGCCGGACGCCCCAGGTATTCCGCTCCGGCCGCCACGACAAAGATTTTTATCGCGACATGTGGAGCTCCATAACCGGCCCGGGCTCCTGGCGCGGCGAGATTTTGAATCGGCGCAAGAACGGCGAGATCTATCCCGCCCTGCTCAGCATCTCCCGGGTGGACAGCAACCAACCGGGGGCGGCCGCCTTCGTGGCCGTCTCCTCGGACCTGACCGCCTTGCGCCAGGCCCAGGACCGCATGAAGTACCTCTCGCGCCACGACGCCCTCACCGGCCTGCACAACCGCGACACCCTACCCGCGCGCTTGGACGAGGCCCTGGCCCGCGCCCGCCGGGAAGGCCGCCAGGTGGTGGTTTCCTACCTGGACCTCGACCAGTTCAAGCTGGTCAACGAATCCATGGGCCATGAAATCGGCGACCAGATCCTGGTGGAGGTCTCCCGGCGCCTGCAAAGCGGCCTGGGCGAAGCCGACGCCCTGGTGCGCTGGGGCGGGGACCATTTCGTTGCCGTGTTTTTGACCGCGCCAAACGGCGAGGAGGCCGAACGCATCGCCGAGCTCACCCTGAAGTGCATGGACGCGCCCCTGGACATGGGGGGCCAACGCATTTTCGTAACCGCCAGCGCGGGCCTGAGCGTTTCTCCCGGCGATGCCGAGACCCCCGAAGAGCTCATCCAGCACGCGGACACCGCCATGCACGCGGCCAAGCGGAGGGGACGCAGCCGCTATGAGTTCTTCGACGCCTCCATGAACCGGAGGGTGGTGGACCGCCTCACCTTGGAAGGCGAGCTGCGCACCGCCTTGGAGCAAGAGCAGTTCATTCTGTATTACCAGCCCCAGGTGGAGCTGAGCACCGGGCGGGTGCGGGGGCTGGAGGCCCTGGTTCGCTGGCAACACCCTCGCCACGGTCTGCTCCTGCCGGAAAGCTTCATTCCCGTGGCCGAGGAGGCCGACCTCATCGTGCCCCTGGGCGACCAGGTGCTCCGCATGGCCTGCGGCCAGATACGCCGCTGGCTGGGCCAGGGGCTCACCTTGCCGCGGGTGGCGGTGAACATCTCGGCCCGCCAGATCTGGGAGAAAGACCTGGTCGAGACCGTGCTCGCCATCATGGGGGGAAACGGCTGCCCGGCGGACAAGCTGGAGCTGGAGGTCACCGAAAGCGTGATCATGAGCTCGGTGGAAAAAGGGATGCAGGTCCTCGGCCGCCTGCGTGAGTTGGGGGTGGAGGTGTCCATCGACGATTTCGGCACCGGCTACTCATCGCTCTACTACCTGAAGAAGCTTCCCTTCAGCGTATTGAAGATCGACAAGTCTTTCGTGGAAGACCTGCCCGGCGACGAGGACAGCAGCTACATCGTGGCCACCATCGCGAGCCTGGCCCACGGCCTGGGCAAGGCGGTGGTGGTGGAGGGGGTGGAGACGCTGGACCAGCTAAAGGCGGTGGCCTCCTTTGGCTGCGAGAACGTACAGGGCTTCTATTTTTCCAAGCCCCTGCCCCCGGACGAGGCCACCGCCCTGCTGGGTAGCGGCCCCCGGCCCTTTGCCGACCGCCTGCCCGGCGCCGACTAG
- a CDS encoding transporter suffix domain-containing protein, whose amino-acid sequence MKKDWKYYLGLGLFAYSLVPICVVAVLPFLGLSLAESGTAAVVFLATGEVAFYAAAALLGKEFLAALKKRVLSWFRASARPPQPVSLRRHRTGVVLLALSFLPYYVVLVDLVFFAPDGAMITFLAWSLAGGEILGIVALFLLGAPFWERLKLLFYWDAGQAPGAAASGEA is encoded by the coding sequence ATGAAAAAGGACTGGAAGTATTACCTGGGCCTGGGATTGTTCGCCTACAGCCTGGTTCCCATCTGTGTGGTGGCGGTGCTGCCCTTTTTGGGCCTCAGCCTGGCCGAGTCGGGCACCGCGGCGGTGGTGTTCCTGGCCACCGGCGAGGTGGCCTTCTATGCCGCGGCCGCCCTGTTGGGCAAGGAGTTCCTGGCCGCGCTCAAAAAGCGCGTCCTCTCCTGGTTCCGCGCCTCGGCGCGCCCGCCCCAGCCGGTCAGCCTGCGGCGCCACCGCACCGGCGTGGTGCTCCTGGCGCTCAGCTTCCTGCCTTACTACGTCGTGTTGGTGGACCTGGTGTTCTTCGCCCCGGACGGCGCCATGATCACCTTCCTGGCCTGGTCCCTGGCGGGCGGCGAGATCCTGGGCATCGTGGCCCTGTTCCTGTTGGGCGCGCCCTTCTGGGAGCGGCTCAAGCTCCTGTTCTACTGGGACGCCGGGCAGGCTCCGGGTGCGGCCGCCTCCGGGGAGGCCTAG
- the cbiM gene encoding cobalt transporter CbiM: protein MHIAEGVLTAPLLGGGAALTVAGLAVGLKKMDYDRLPRVALLAAVFFVASLIHVPIGPASVHLVLNGLVGILLGWAAFPAIFVGLTLQAVLFQYGGLTALGVNTFCMAAPALLSYALFAPLVRRDSRGLALAAGFGAGALAVLVSALLVALSLWLTGEAFLPMAQALVLAHLPVMLIEGVITALIVEYLRKARPAMLRPGSA, encoded by the coding sequence ATGCATATAGCCGAAGGCGTATTGACCGCGCCCCTGCTGGGCGGGGGAGCGGCGCTCACCGTGGCCGGGCTGGCCGTGGGGCTCAAGAAGATGGACTACGACCGCCTGCCCCGGGTGGCCCTTCTGGCGGCGGTGTTCTTCGTGGCCAGCCTGATCCACGTGCCCATCGGCCCGGCCAGCGTGCACCTGGTGCTCAACGGCCTGGTGGGCATCCTCCTGGGCTGGGCCGCCTTTCCGGCCATATTCGTGGGCCTCACCCTGCAAGCGGTGCTCTTCCAGTACGGCGGGCTCACCGCCCTGGGGGTCAACACCTTCTGCATGGCCGCACCGGCCCTGCTCAGCTATGCCCTGTTCGCGCCCCTGGTCCGGCGGGACTCCCGGGGCCTGGCCCTGGCTGCCGGCTTCGGAGCGGGCGCCCTGGCCGTGCTGGTCTCGGCCCTGTTGGTGGCGCTCAGCCTGTGGCTAACCGGCGAGGCCTTTTTGCCCATGGCCCAGGCCTTGGTCTTGGCCCATCTGCCGGTTATGCTGATCGAAGGGGTGATCACCGCCCTGATCGTGGAGTATTTGCGCAAGGCCCGGCCGGCCATGCTGCGGCCCGGCTCGGCCTGA
- the cbiQ gene encoding cobalt ECF transporter T component CbiQ translates to MSQPPPKPKPKPKPTDPLQHAAGHSWLHRLDPRAKLGAALGLSLVVALGQSWAVALAALGLGLVVLASARLGWSRVLGRLAAVNIFVVLLWVFLPWRLGWNNGWHLGLDPEGLRLALLISLKTNAVFCLLLALLGTGRVENIFHALAHYHAPQKLVNLFLFFYRYLHVLRREHARLTWALKVRGFVPGNNLRTWRTYASLVGVLLVRGYDRAERVYQAMLCRGFTGTLWLLDHFHWSRRDTIFCWAAVAVGAALIALNLGSASWI, encoded by the coding sequence GTGAGCCAGCCCCCTCCCAAACCCAAACCAAAGCCTAAGCCCACCGACCCCTTGCAACACGCGGCGGGGCACAGCTGGCTGCACCGGCTGGACCCCCGCGCCAAGCTGGGCGCGGCTCTGGGCCTCAGCCTGGTGGTGGCCCTGGGCCAGAGCTGGGCCGTGGCCCTGGCCGCCCTGGGCCTGGGGTTGGTGGTTTTGGCCAGCGCCCGCCTGGGCTGGAGCCGGGTGCTGGGCCGCTTGGCCGCGGTGAACATCTTCGTGGTGCTGCTGTGGGTGTTTTTGCCCTGGCGGCTGGGCTGGAACAACGGCTGGCATCTGGGCCTGGACCCCGAGGGCTTGCGCCTGGCCCTGTTGATCAGCCTAAAGACCAACGCGGTGTTCTGCCTGCTTCTGGCCTTGCTGGGCACCGGCAGGGTGGAGAACATCTTCCACGCCCTGGCCCACTATCACGCCCCCCAAAAACTGGTCAACCTGTTCCTGTTCTTCTACCGCTATCTGCACGTGCTCAGGCGCGAGCACGCCCGCCTCACCTGGGCCCTGAAGGTGCGCGGCTTCGTGCCGGGCAACAACCTGCGCACCTGGCGCACCTACGCCAGCCTGGTGGGGGTGCTCCTGGTGCGGGGCTACGACCGGGCCGAGCGGGTGTATCAAGCCATGCTCTGCCGGGGCTTCACCGGCACCCTGTGGCTGCTGGACCACTTCCATTGGTCGCGGCGGGACACGATTTTCTGCTGGGCCGCCGTGGCCGTGGGCGCGGCGCTCATCGCCCTCAACCTGGGGAGCGCATCATGGATTTGA
- a CDS encoding LbtU family siderophore porin, producing the protein MRRGRKLGARRALALGLALLLLLAPAPAAWAQAEESGGPGWRGGVLGGEWTDVEGPPTSGSYKASRAIETPAVIEWPEPALKGEFWKVWGQFQFEASYQKDKDAAGDSSHQDHAVLATAEVFLEMTPLPFVSGLLHFLHEDGYSGIKLDEAFVVLGRTPEFPGYLMGGRIYPPVGLFESFMVSDGITKGVFETQATGIEAGWSAEWFSLGLTGMNSPVREPGDSGGVLANFVLRADLTPPDKTLGGLKLRVGGAYTNNIAGSGFLQEQVPDQRLSSLVAGWSLSASAEYKGLAFLAEYMRAGSFGPGELDYAPPESSPSPWAFSLELAWIFSEDWVLAGRWEGGGDLYEEFPQRQYGLTLSWQPIQYVVLALEYQRGYFEDGAESDLVTSQLSLVF; encoded by the coding sequence GTGAGGCGGGGCCGCAAACTGGGGGCGCGCCGCGCCCTGGCCCTGGGCCTGGCCCTGCTCCTGCTGCTGGCCCCCGCCCCTGCGGCCTGGGCCCAGGCCGAGGAGAGCGGCGGCCCCGGCTGGCGGGGCGGGGTGCTCGGCGGAGAATGGACCGACGTGGAAGGCCCGCCCACCAGCGGCTCCTACAAGGCCTCCCGCGCCATTGAAACCCCCGCGGTCATCGAGTGGCCCGAGCCCGCCCTCAAGGGCGAGTTCTGGAAAGTATGGGGCCAGTTCCAGTTCGAGGCCTCCTACCAGAAAGACAAGGACGCGGCGGGCGACAGCAGTCACCAGGACCATGCGGTGCTGGCCACGGCCGAGGTTTTCCTGGAGATGACCCCGCTGCCCTTTGTCAGCGGTCTGCTGCACTTTTTGCACGAGGACGGCTACAGCGGCATAAAACTGGACGAGGCCTTCGTGGTGCTGGGGCGCACGCCCGAGTTTCCGGGCTACCTCATGGGCGGGCGCATCTATCCCCCGGTGGGGCTTTTCGAGAGCTTCATGGTCAGCGACGGCATCACCAAGGGGGTGTTCGAGACCCAGGCCACGGGCATCGAAGCGGGCTGGAGTGCCGAGTGGTTCAGCCTGGGCCTCACCGGCATGAACTCGCCGGTGCGTGAGCCCGGCGACAGCGGGGGGGTGCTGGCCAACTTTGTGTTGCGCGCCGACCTGACCCCGCCGGACAAGACCCTGGGCGGGCTCAAGCTCCGGGTGGGCGGTGCCTACACCAACAACATCGCCGGCAGCGGTTTTTTGCAGGAGCAGGTGCCGGACCAGCGCCTGAGCTCCCTGGTGGCGGGCTGGTCGCTCAGCGCCTCGGCCGAATACAAGGGCCTGGCCTTTTTGGCCGAGTATATGCGCGCTGGTTCCTTCGGCCCCGGCGAGCTGGATTACGCCCCGCCCGAGTCCAGCCCCTCGCCCTGGGCCTTCAGCCTGGAGCTGGCCTGGATCTTCAGCGAGGACTGGGTGCTGGCCGGGCGCTGGGAAGGCGGCGGCGACCTCTACGAGGAGTTCCCCCAGCGGCAATACGGCCTGACCCTGTCCTGGCAGCCCATCCAATACGTGGTGCTGGCCCTGGAGTATCAGCGTGGCTACTTCGAGGACGGAGCCGAGAGCGATCTGGTCACCAGCCAACTGAGCCTGGTTTTCTAA
- a CDS encoding energy-coupling factor ABC transporter ATP-binding protein: MDLIELRDISFAYDGRPPVLQDACFSLGPGQRVGIVGPNGAGKSTLFLIAMGLLKPTSGSVWGLGKECSAEKDFRPLRAAVGFCFQDPDDQLFSLTVREDVAFGPLNLGKKRHEALAIVSQTLESLGLAGFEDRVTYHLSGGERRMVSLATVLAMQPQALLLDEPTAGLDQATQERLESVLLASGLAWAVVSHDQGFLDRSCDTVLRMEAGRLVPA, from the coding sequence ATGGATTTGATCGAGCTGCGGGACATAAGTTTTGCCTACGACGGCCGCCCGCCGGTGTTGCAAGACGCGTGCTTCTCCCTGGGGCCCGGCCAGCGGGTGGGCATCGTGGGGCCCAACGGCGCGGGCAAGTCCACCTTGTTTCTCATCGCCATGGGTCTGCTCAAACCCACCTCGGGCAGCGTGTGGGGGCTGGGCAAGGAGTGCAGCGCGGAGAAGGACTTCCGCCCCTTGCGCGCGGCGGTGGGCTTCTGCTTCCAGGACCCGGACGACCAACTCTTCTCACTCACCGTGCGCGAGGACGTGGCCTTCGGGCCGCTTAACCTAGGTAAGAAGCGCCACGAGGCCCTGGCCATCGTCAGCCAAACTCTGGAGAGCCTGGGCCTGGCCGGTTTCGAGGACCGGGTGACCTATCATCTTTCGGGCGGGGAGCGGCGCATGGTCTCCTTGGCCACGGTTCTGGCCATGCAGCCCCAGGCGCTGCTCCTGGACGAGCCCACCGCCGGGCTGGACCAGGCCACCCAGGAGCGCCTGGAGTCGGTGCTCCTGGCCAGCGGCCTGGCCTGGGCGGTGGTGTCCCACGACCAGGGCTTTTTGGATCGCAGCTGCGACACGGTACTGCGCATGGAAGCGGGCCGCCTGGTGCCGGCGTGA
- a CDS encoding DUF4198 domain-containing protein → MKLAKIVLCLALLCLAASPALAHFGMIIPDKNLVGKSDPKVVSAKLMFWHPMEDVGMSLAKPRAGVLLDGKKTDLSDSLKPLSLGGKQAWSLSLPIRRPGDYILYMTPQPYWEPAEDCFIIHHAKTVVDALGAEEGWDRPVGTKIEIIPLTRPYGLYAGNSFTGKVIYKGKPLAGAMVEVEAYSPGGKRRAPAPAYITQVVNTDQNGVFTYTMPWGGWWGFAALVTDDAKLKKDGKDKDVELGGVLWLYAYPLGR, encoded by the coding sequence ATGAAACTGGCCAAGATCGTCCTGTGCCTGGCCCTGCTGTGCCTGGCGGCATCCCCGGCCCTGGCCCATTTCGGCATGATCATCCCGGACAAGAACCTGGTGGGCAAGAGCGACCCCAAGGTGGTGAGCGCCAAGCTGATGTTCTGGCACCCCATGGAGGACGTGGGCATGAGCCTGGCCAAGCCCCGGGCCGGGGTTTTGCTGGACGGCAAAAAGACCGACCTCAGCGATTCGCTCAAGCCGCTAAGCCTGGGCGGTAAGCAGGCCTGGAGCCTGAGCCTGCCCATCCGGCGGCCCGGCGACTACATTCTCTATATGACCCCCCAGCCCTATTGGGAGCCCGCCGAGGACTGCTTCATCATCCACCACGCCAAGACGGTGGTGGACGCCCTGGGCGCGGAGGAAGGCTGGGACCGGCCGGTGGGCACTAAGATCGAGATCATTCCCCTCACCCGGCCCTACGGCCTCTACGCGGGCAACAGCTTCACCGGCAAGGTAATCTACAAGGGCAAGCCCCTGGCCGGGGCAATGGTGGAGGTGGAGGCCTACAGCCCCGGCGGCAAGCGCCGCGCCCCGGCCCCGGCCTATATCACCCAGGTGGTGAACACCGACCAGAACGGAGTGTTCACCTACACCATGCCCTGGGGCGGCTGGTGGGGCTTCGCGGCGCTGGTCACCGACGACGCCAAGCTGAAAAAAGACGGCAAGGACAAGGACGTGGAGCTGGGCGGAGTGCTCTGGCTCTACGCATATCCCCTGGGCAGGTAG
- a CDS encoding DUF2254 domain-containing protein: MKNKLIQAWYTVRYSLWFVPGLLTAAACLLAVLSVQGDLFVAQHEISSFWWLYSGSPEGARAMLSTIAGSMITVAGVVFSLTMVVLSLTSSQFGPRLVRNFMDDTGNQLVLGTFVATFVFCLIVLRTIEGSGEHMQVPHLSVTVGVGLALTSLAVLIYFIHHIAASIQANNLMAHVGRDLESTIKRLYPEELSPDNPQDAYPRPPELPEGFNRRAAVLWAHGSGYLKMVDYGHLLSVAAKRDLLIKVVPCPGDFLVSGDALALVWPPECMEAGAAGPLSSAFSLGAERNESQDVVFPAQLLAETALRALSPGVNDPFTAVTCIDWLSSGLALLAGRAIPAPERRDDDGELRVVLAPITLATLIHQAMEPIRRAARESQMCTLKLLEAVAALARQAHRDDDVEALAGLALRIKEDSLAHIKQAWDRQEIADSHAKVEQLLEDARRRCAARAAARA, from the coding sequence GTGAAAAACAAGCTGATCCAGGCCTGGTACACGGTGCGCTACAGCCTGTGGTTCGTGCCCGGCCTCTTGACCGCCGCGGCCTGCCTCCTGGCGGTGCTCTCGGTGCAGGGCGACCTCTTCGTGGCCCAACACGAAATCTCCAGCTTCTGGTGGCTCTACTCCGGCAGCCCCGAAGGCGCCCGGGCCATGCTTTCCACCATCGCGGGCTCCATGATCACCGTGGCCGGCGTGGTCTTCTCCCTGACCATGGTGGTGCTCAGTCTCACCTCCAGCCAGTTCGGGCCGCGCCTGGTGCGCAACTTCATGGACGACACCGGCAACCAGCTGGTGCTGGGCACCTTCGTGGCCACCTTCGTCTTCTGCCTCATCGTGCTGCGCACCATCGAGGGCAGCGGCGAGCATATGCAGGTGCCCCATCTCTCGGTCACCGTGGGCGTGGGCCTGGCCCTGACCAGCCTGGCGGTGCTGATCTACTTCATCCACCACATCGCGGCCTCCATCCAGGCCAACAACCTCATGGCCCACGTGGGGCGCGACCTGGAAAGCACCATCAAGCGGCTTTATCCCGAGGAGCTTAGCCCCGACAACCCCCAGGACGCCTACCCCCGGCCACCCGAGCTGCCCGAGGGCTTCAACCGGCGGGCGGCGGTGCTCTGGGCCCACGGCAGCGGCTATCTGAAGATGGTGGACTACGGGCACCTGCTCAGCGTGGCCGCCAAGCGCGACCTCTTGATCAAGGTGGTGCCCTGCCCCGGCGATTTCCTGGTCAGCGGCGACGCCCTGGCCCTGGTGTGGCCGCCGGAGTGCATGGAGGCGGGCGCGGCCGGGCCCCTGAGCAGCGCCTTTTCCCTGGGCGCGGAGCGCAACGAGAGCCAGGACGTGGTGTTCCCGGCCCAGCTGTTGGCCGAGACCGCGCTCAGGGCGCTGTCCCCCGGGGTCAACGATCCCTTCACCGCGGTCACCTGCATCGACTGGCTGAGCTCGGGCCTGGCCCTGCTGGCCGGGCGGGCCATCCCCGCGCCCGAGCGCCGCGACGATGACGGCGAGTTGCGCGTAGTCCTGGCCCCCATCACCCTGGCCACCCTGATTCACCAGGCCATGGAGCCCATCCGCCGCGCGGCCCGCGAAAGCCAGATGTGCACCCTCAAGCTGCTGGAGGCCGTGGCCGCCCTGGCCCGCCAGGCCCACCGCGACGACGACGTGGAGGCCCTGGCCGGTCTGGCCCTGCGCATAAAGGAGGACAGCTTGGCCCACATCAAGCAGGCCTGGGATCGCCAGGAGATAGCCGATTCCCACGCCAAGGTGGAACAGCTCCTGGAGGACGCCCGGCGGCGTTGCGCGGCCCGGGCGGCGGCCCGCGCCTGA
- a CDS encoding MFS transporter: MPTANPQPAEGRAKSLYSFEYLSLLGIALLSFSNVAVFYDLYNHLGALGIPGELRGFLIGVLSLTPVPLFFVAAPFINHRNAPYLMLLGIAVLAVAGLSYLWVSSFWGMLLLRVVNGLGLFCMSASCMALLVWAIPEGKSGQGFALYSSAILLPYALVPLAVDALAPWLPSRAYSYAGMPIMLLPAAGVVLVVLRRIRGQDREAPAAPARPPAWPELKKSLTRLPLVVMILANAVYFMNFAGLFFMFKGFAQQINLGNVGKFFTVQMLVMLAIRTFGSGIFDRISKVVLLCIAFALSALSYLALYLVEDPYWISPIAVVFGVGLALGFPALNSLMYLHSEPQDRAMNANLMMMALQAGYFLGPLAAGLAVSRLGYDAFFLLWLGLCLAGLAVCALVLRTPPAIPLRK, encoded by the coding sequence TTGCCCACCGCGAACCCCCAGCCGGCCGAGGGCCGCGCCAAGAGTCTTTACAGCTTCGAGTACCTCAGCCTGCTGGGTATCGCCCTGCTGTCCTTTTCCAACGTGGCGGTCTTCTACGACCTCTACAACCACCTGGGCGCGCTGGGCATCCCCGGCGAGCTGCGCGGTTTCCTCATAGGCGTGCTCTCGCTCACCCCGGTGCCCCTGTTCTTCGTGGCCGCGCCTTTCATCAACCACCGCAACGCGCCCTATCTCATGCTGCTGGGCATCGCGGTCTTGGCCGTGGCTGGGCTGTCCTATCTGTGGGTGTCCTCCTTCTGGGGCATGCTCCTCCTGCGGGTGGTCAACGGCCTGGGCCTGTTCTGCATGTCCGCCTCGTGCATGGCCTTGTTGGTGTGGGCCATCCCCGAGGGCAAGAGCGGCCAGGGTTTCGCCCTGTATTCATCGGCCATCCTGCTGCCCTACGCCCTGGTGCCCCTGGCGGTGGACGCCCTGGCCCCCTGGCTGCCCAGCCGGGCCTACAGCTACGCGGGCATGCCCATCATGCTCCTGCCCGCCGCCGGGGTGGTGCTGGTGGTGCTGCGCCGCATCCGCGGCCAGGACCGCGAGGCGCCCGCGGCCCCGGCCCGCCCCCCGGCCTGGCCGGAGCTCAAGAAAAGCCTGACCAGACTGCCCCTGGTGGTGATGATCCTGGCCAACGCGGTCTACTTCATGAACTTCGCGGGCCTGTTCTTCATGTTCAAGGGGTTCGCCCAGCAGATTAACCTGGGCAACGTGGGCAAGTTCTTCACCGTGCAGATGCTGGTCATGCTGGCCATCCGGACCTTCGGCAGCGGCATCTTCGACCGCATCAGCAAGGTGGTCCTGCTCTGCATTGCCTTCGCCTTGTCCGCGCTCAGCTATCTGGCCCTGTACCTGGTGGAGGATCCCTACTGGATCAGCCCCATCGCGGTGGTCTTCGGGGTGGGGCTGGCCCTGGGGTTCCCGGCCCTGAACTCGCTGATGTATCTGCACAGCGAGCCCCAGGATCGGGCCATGAACGCCAACCTGATGATGATGGCCTTGCAGGCGGGCTATTTTCTGGGCCCCCTGGCCGCCGGGCTGGCGGTATCGCGCCTGGGCTACGATGCCTTCTTCTTGCTGTGGCTGGGCCTGTGCCTGGCGGGGCTGGCGGTCTGCGCCCTGGTGCTGCGCACCCCGCCGGCGATCCCTCTTAGAAAGTGA
- a CDS encoding metal-dependent transcriptional regulator encodes MAGVQRDGLSSNLEDYLETIFHLERESRVARAKDIAERLEVSRASVTGALKTLADKGLINYEPYSYVTLTEQGKEIAREIDRRHHILKGFFSDFLQLGAEAAEANACRVEHAMDEAAINRLVNFLDFLEQCPRTGTDWLESFERFCRGKASKDNCRQCLAGCLERGAEIT; translated from the coding sequence ATGGCCGGAGTGCAGCGAGACGGTCTGTCCTCCAATTTGGAAGACTACCTGGAGACCATTTTCCATCTGGAGCGCGAAAGCCGGGTGGCCCGGGCCAAGGACATTGCCGAGCGCCTGGAGGTTTCCCGCGCCTCGGTGACCGGCGCCCTGAAGACCCTGGCCGACAAGGGCCTGATCAACTACGAGCCCTACAGCTACGTGACCCTCACCGAGCAGGGCAAGGAGATCGCCCGGGAGATCGACCGGCGCCACCATATCCTCAAGGGATTTTTCAGCGACTTTTTGCAGCTGGGCGCGGAGGCCGCAGAGGCCAACGCCTGCCGGGTGGAGCACGCCATGGACGAGGCGGCCATCAACCGGCTGGTGAACTTTTTGGATTTTCTGGAGCAGTGCCCCCGCACCGGGACCGACTGGTTGGAGTCTTTCGAGCGCTTCTGCCGGGGCAAGGCCAGCAAGGATAACTGCCGCCAGTGCCTGGCCGGTTGTTTGGAGCGCGGGGCCGAGATAACCTAG